The nucleotide sequence TGGCCGACGCGCACGGTGGCCGCCATGCTGATGCCGAACGGAACCATGAACAGGATCGCCGTAATCTGCAGCGCGATCTGATGCGCGGCGAGCGCGGCGGTGCTGATCAGTCCCATCAGGATCGCCGCCGCGGAGAATAGCCCGTATTCCAGCAGGAACGACAGCGAGATCGGCGCGCCGATGATGAGCAGCTGTCGCATCAGCGACCAGTCGATCTGTCCGAGCCGTGCCAGCACGTGATAGTCGCGGAACGGCGGACGGAACGTCGCGAACCAGAGTCCGGCAAGAAAGGTCGCCAGATTGACGGTCGAGGTTGCGAGCCCGACGCCGGTGAGACCGAGCTGCGGAAATCCCCAATGACCGTAGAGCAGCGGATAGACCAGCAGCGCGTTGAGCGGGATTGCGGCGAGGGTGATCCCGAGCACCGGCTCCGGCCGATTGACGGCGCCCATGAAGCTGCGCAGCGCCAGGAACCACAGCATCGGCGCGACGCCCCAGGCGAGGCCAGCCAGATAGTCATGGGCGAGATGCGCTACACCAGGCGCCTGCCCGAGTGCGAGCAGGATCGCCTCGCCGTTCAGTGCGATCAGCATGATCGGCAGCGCTATGAACAGTCCGGCCCACAGGCCGACGCGCAGCGCGCGGCGGACCAGCCCCGCATCGTCGGCGCCGAACGCCTGCGCCGCCAGCGGGGCCACCGCCGACATCAGGCCCATGCCGAAGGTCGAGCCAACGAAGTACACTGTGCCCGACAAGGCGGCGGCAGCAACAGCGTCGCCGCCGAGCCGGCCGATGAAGGCGAGGTCGGTCGACATCATCGCGATCTGGGACAATTGCGTCAGCGCCATCGGCGCGGCGAGCCGGATCGTCTCCCAGAGTTCGAGGGTGAGCGATCGTGTCGCCGCTTCTGGCCGCGCGGTATGGGTTCCAATGCTGCGGGTCATGGCGCGGCTATAGCAGCCTTGGCGAGCGTGTGCACATCACCGCGGCTTGTTCCACCGCATGGCCGTGCGGCGTGTGAGCGCAGTTCTGTTCGGCGATCCCCGATCATGGCCTCGCGTTGCATCGTGTCGTCCGCGGCTCCGCGTTCTCGCGGCGCGTTTCGCACCCGAGCTTTGCAGGATCGATGGCCCTCGGAAGTGAGAGGGCGCAGGGAAGGCCGGGTGCTTGACCACACCCATGGCCCGCCTGCAAAAGAAGTAGCAGGCGGCAGTCACCACAGGTGGGCCGCGCATCCGGCCTTCCCTGCGCAATGGTTGGAATGGCTTATACGTACTCTCCCCGGTGCGCCGGGCTTGTTGGCCACCGTCACCGACAGATCGCTCGCCGGCTTGACCTCAGCGTCGGGAGGCCAGGACCATACGATTTCGCCGTATGCGACCGCTCCTTCGTCCACGCGCCAACTCGAGTTGCCCCGAGTGCGTGCTGAAAGCCGCCGCATCCATCGCATCCCACCCTCAACGTTCGTGACGATCGTGAAGCGTCCCTCTCAGCGAAGGCTGGATGCGCGCATTGTTTCCGAATTTCGGAAATAAAGCAAGCGAATTCTTAGGCAACACGATCTCGCTCGGAGCATGCGGCTGAAGCCGCTAACGAATCTGGTCTTTCCACGCACGCTCGCTTAGCCGGTCTGCCGCTGGCCTGTAGCGCTCTCGTCGCAAGTTGGCGGGGAGATGCGCAGGGTGAGTCGATCGCGCTCGTGATCGATGCCGGCAGCGACGACGCAGCATGCTTCCGGGAGGCATGGGCTTTGGTCCCGTCGCGGATCGAGATTGATCGCACCAGAGAACGCTTTGTATGATCTACCCCAACAGGTCGGCCTTACGCCTGAAATTCGTCGGACCCTCTGAGAATTCCCGTCAGAATAGAAATCTCGTCGGCGAGCTTCGCTGCAAGAGCGAGGCTAGCCGGGTGCACCGGAACCACATGGGCGCCTCTTTCACCGAGTTCGAAGTAGACGCTGACCCGGCGCTCGCCGTCTCCGGCAAAGTGTTCGCCAGCCCAGATTCGACTGCATTCGTCGAAGAACCAGTGGGCCGTGAAAGTCGGCCAGATGTGGAATAGCCGGCCGGTGATGATCAGGCGACGTGCATTCGGATCGATCTCCACCGTCCAGCTCCTGGTTGCTTTGGCGACGACGAGGCCGAGCAGGATGAAGAGAAAGAGCATGCCGAGGTCGGACGAACCCGAAGTTTGGCTCATTCCTATTCCGATCATCAAAGCCAGGGCGCTTGCGCATGCGATTTGGAGTAGGCTGGGGCGCCCGGGTACGAAGATCAATTTCCGAACTGCGACTCGAGTTGGTTCTTGCGACATAGCTGGGCTTCTCGGCGAGCCTGCGGAAGCTACCACAGGCGTCAGGTTGATGAGAGCCAAACCGCGCAGGCGGTCGACGTTCTTTCTGCTACCTGTATGCCGCTTTCCTGTTAGACTCAGCTGCTGAATTCTTCGGGGGACGCGCGTGCGCGGTGGGACAGACGACACAGTCGGGCCAACTGACCCGCAGCAGGCTCCTCAGCCAAACCTCGACCTGCGGGCGTGGATCGACGTGCTCGGCTCGGTGCCGAGCGGGACGGTCACGGAGGATCAGATCCTGGCCTGGGTCGAGGGGCCGCTGCGCGGGTTCTTCCCGTTCCAGCGATTTCTCGGCGCCTACGGCCGGCTCACCGGCGGCCGCATCCGGATGCGCAATCTGGTGACATCGGGCTATCCGGACGATTTTGTGCTGGGGCTCGAAGAGAGCTTCGACCTTGGCGCGCGCGGCTGCTTTGCGTGGTGGGTGCAGAACCGCGCGGCGTTCATTCTCGATCCCGCCGATCCGCCGCTGTTTGCGACCGCGCGCGAGCTCGACGAGATCAGACAATTGTCGCTCGGCGTCGTCGCGGGTCATGGCGTCATCGATCCCTTCGCCAGTGCCGGCACCTATCTCAGCTTTGCCGGCGTCGCGGCCGACCAGCCGCATCATGTCCGGACGTCGTTGAACCTGATTGCGCCGGTGCTGCATGCGTTGTTTCTCGCGACCGAGCAAATGGCGGCGCCGCGGCTGGATCTCGGCAAGCTCACGGAGCGGCAGCGCGAGCTGGTCGATCTTGCGCTGATGGGCCTGGCGGACAAGACAATCGCCTCACGCCTCGGGATCTCCGAGCATACGGTCGGCAATCATTTACGCATCATCTATGAGCGGCTCGGCATCAGCAAGCGCAGCCAGTTGATCGCGGCGCTGAAGTAGTCGCGGCCTGGGTTCATGCCGTCCGGCATAGTACGTACGTGCCATCGACCGGCGCACCCCTCTGGTGCTGTCGTAGCGGCCAGAGCGGATCCGGATTCTGGATCCGCGATCCCAGGTGGGCCGCCATGACCTCGCTCGTCATTCCTCCACTGCTGACCGCCGCCAGCGCCGCTGCCTTCATGACGCTCGAACGCGTCGCGCCTGGCCGCGAGCTGCCCAATGCGCCCGGCTGGTACGGCCGCGCGCTGATCGTCACGCTGTCACAGGTCGGCATCACGCTCGTGACCTGCGGGCTCTGGATGCATCTCGTTGACGGCAGCTCACTGTTCGAGCTGCGTACGCTGAGGGCGCCCGTGCTGCAGGGCTTCATCGCCTGGTTCGTCGGCACCTTCTTCTGCTACTGGTGGCACCGCATTCGCCACATGAACGGCTGGTGGCTGCTGTTTCACCAGATTCATCATTCGCCGAGCCGCATCGAGACGGTGACGTCGTTCTACAAGCATCCGGTCGAGATCCTCGCCGACGGCGTGCTCGCCGCGCTCATCCTGTTTCCGCTGCTCGGCTGCTCGCTCGCGGGCGCATTGTGGTTCAACCTGTTCGCGGCGACCGGGGAGTTCTTCTATCACGCCAACTACAAATCGCCGCGCTGGCTGAAATATTTCATTCAGACGCCCGAGCTGCATTCGCTGCATCACGAGTTCGATGTGCATTGCGGAAACTACGGCGACCTGCCGGTCTGGGACCGGCTGTTCGGGACCTATCGGGATGCTGATGAGTTCGCGGCACGGTGCGGGTTTCCAGGCGAGAGCGAACGGCAGCTGGGGCGCATGCTGATGTTCCGGGATATGTATGGCAAGGAGTAGGGTGGGCAAAGGCGCGCCATGTAGCGTCTTTTCGCCCGTGGTCTCGCCCGCGCCGTGCCCACCATCAATGTCATACGCGGAACGACGGTGAGCACGAGCCGCCTATCGGCGGCTCATTGCCCACCCCACGGCTGCGTCGTTGTCGGGAGAGCCGTTCGAGATCGTTGCGGAGGACGGAGACGCGTTGATCGAGATCAGCTTGCCCCTGCAACCTGCCGCAGCGTGGCCTTCACCACGAGGCGATGAAACGGCGTGATCACGGTGAGATAGATGCGGCCGAGCGCGTTGTGGGTCTGGACCAGGGTGGTCGCGGTCACCTGCGATGTCGCGCCGATCGTCGCTACGTCGACCAGAACGCGGAAGTCCAGATGCTTGTCGTCGAAGCCGAGCACGAGTTGCTTTGGCGTTTCGTTGATCACCGGGAATATTCCGATCATGGGGCCGGGACGGCGTGCGTCCGCGCCCGAGGTCTTCAAACCGAACGGCCGGACCAGCCCATTGCGGAGTTTCAGGAGAGCGGCCATCCACCAGGGCGTATGACCGAGCATGCGTTCGGCCGCGGTGCGGGCATCGAGCACCGCGCCGTCGATCATGATGCGGAAAGCATCGGCGAAGTCTGCACCGGCGAGCCAACGGTCACGGTCGACATCGGGAGTGATCTCGCTGATCGTCATGCGCCCTAAGCCTCATGTGCCGTTGTTAGGTCCTCGGTCCATCAGCGCGTCATTGCGAGCGCAGCGAAGCAATCCAGGGCTGCGCAGGGACTCTGGATTGCTTCGCTACGCTCGCAATGACGCGGAGAGAGCAGAGCGAACGTCTAACGTCCCCGCTCCGGCACCCGGGTGATCTTCGCGCCCAGCGCATTCAGCCGCTCGTCGATGCGTTCGTAGCCGCGTTCGATCTGGTCGGCGTTGTCGATGACCGAGGTGCCTTCGGCGCAGAGCGCGGCGAGCAGCATCGCCATGCCGGCGCGGATGTCGGGGGAGACGACGCGGGCGCCGCGCAGCTGGCTGGGGCCGGCGACGATGGCGCGGTGCGGATCGCACAGCACGATGCGCGCGCCCATCGAGATCAGCTTGTCGACGAAGAACATCCGCGATTCGAACATCTTCTCGAACATCAGGATCACGCCCTCGCATTGCGTGGCGGTGACGATCGCGATCGACATCAGGTCGGCGGGAAAGGCCGGCCAGGGCTGGTCCTCCAGCTTCGGCACGTGGCCGCCGAAATCGTCCTTGATCTTCATGGTCTGGTCGGACGGCACGATGAGATCGTCGCCGGCGACCTCGCAGACAATGCCGAGTCGCTCAAAACCCATGCGGATCGAGCGCAGATGCTCGGTGCCGGCACGTACGATGCGCAAAGGCGAGCGCGTCACCGCGGCGAGCCCGATCAGCGAGCCGACCTCGATATGGTCGGGTTGGATCGCGTAGGACGCCTGGCCGAGCGTGCTGGCGCCATGGATCACCATCGTGTTGGTGCCGATGCCCTCGATGTTGGCGCCGAGCGCCACAAGGAAATGCGCGAGGTCCTGCACATGTGGCTCGGACGCGGCGTTGCGCAGGTATGTCGTGCCGTGCGCGGCAACCGCTGCCACCAGCGCGTTCTCAGTCGCGGTGACGCTGGGCTCGTCGAGGAAGACATCGGCGCCCTTCAAGCCGGAGGCGCGCAACTCGATCTTGTCGGTCGCGGTGACGGTAGCGCCGAGCTGCTCGAAGGCGAGGAAATGCGTGTCCAGCCGGCGGCGGCCGATGACGTCGCCGCCTGGCGGCGGCAGCGCCACTTCGCCGCAGCGGGCGAGTAGGGGGCCGGCGAGCAGGATGGAGGCGCGGATCCGCGCGCACAAACCCGGGTCGAGATCGGCGGCGCGGATCTCCTTGGCATGAATCGCGAGCCGGTTCCGGCCGCGCCATTCGGCTGACGCGCCGACCGAGCGCACCAGCTCGACCAGCGTTTCGGTGTCGCGGATGCGCGGCACGTTGTCGAGCGTCACCGGATGATCGGTCAGAAGCGCCGCGGCGATGATCGGCAGCGCCGCGTTCTTGTTGCCCGACGGCTCGATCGCGCCCTTGAGCCGGTGACCACCCTCGACGATGTATTGAATGGGCGCCATGTGTCGGTCCGTTTTTGATGCTGAGGTCAAAGGCGGCGCCGGCGACAGCGGAACCTCGCTCCGGCGTGCAATTATCACGGAAGCCGCACGCAGACCACTGTCCTAAAGAGTCTCCGGGCCGAGCAGGTTTATTCGGTGTTGGGCCTTGCGGCAGGCTAGCCGCTGCCGCTCCAGCAACTCGACGTCGGCAGTCGTGAGGCCGATCGCGCGGCTCATCTCCGAGAGTTTGCTGCCGATGCGCAGCCTGTCGCTCGGACTTGTCGCTTCGTCGAGAATGGCGCGGATTTCGGCCTCAATGCTGCGGGCATTTTGCGTGGCGCGCAGCTTGAGAGCCCGATGGATTTCGTCGGAAAGTTCACGAACAGTGACAGTGGTCATGACGATGTCCTCCGTAAGAACAGCGAGAACGCCAATATCACATGCCGAGTTGCACAGCGGCCTATCGAGAACCGCTGCGGCGTCCCTGCCTACACGTCCACGTTCGCCGACAGCGAGTTGTCCTGGATGAACTCGCGGCGCGGCTCGACGACGTCGCCCATCAGCTTGGTGAAGATGTCGTCGGCCTCATCGACCTCCTTGACCTTCACCTGCAGCAAGGTGCGGGCCTCGGTGTCGAGCGTGGTTTCCCAGAGCTGCTGCGGGTTCATCTCGCCCAGCCCTTTGTAGCGCTGCATGGCGATACCCTTGCGGCCGGAATCAGTGACAGCCTCGAACAGATCGACCGGGCCGTGGATCACGGTCTGGGTGTCGCCGCGACGGAGCGAGCCCGGCTTGGCGTAGGCGTCCTGCAGGCGGGCGGCGTAGTCGTCGAGCTTGCGCGCGTCGGCCGACGCGAGCAGCGCATCGTCGATCACAGCCACGTCCTTCACGCCGCGCACGGTGCGCTCGAACGTAAAGCCCTGGCCTTCGATGAAATGGCCGATCCAGCCGCGCTCGACCTCGTCCGCCAGCACGTCGAGCCGCTTGGCGATGTAATCGGCCGCAGCGTCGGCGGTGGCGATGTCGCGCGTGATGTCCGCGCGCAGCACGCCGGCAATCGCGGCCTGCTCGACGACCTTGCGGTCGTAGCGGCTGTGGAGGTTGCGCAGGATGTTGCGCACGAGGCGGGCTTCCTCGACCAGCGCCAAGAGGTCGCGGCCCTTGCGCTCCTCGCCCTCGGCGGTCCTGAACACGCAATCGTCGAGGCCGGTGCCGATCAGATAGTCTTCGAGCGCGCGTTCGTCCTTCAAATACTGCTCGGACTTGCCGCGCGTCACTTTGTAGAGCGGCGGCTGTGCGATGTAGAGATGGCCGCGATCGATGATCTGGCGCATCTGCCGGTAGAAGAACGTCAGCAGAAGCGTGCGGATATGCGCGCCGTCGACGTCGGCGTCGGTCATTACGATGATCTTGTGATAGCGTAGCTTGTCGATCGAGAAGTCGTCGCTGATCCCGGTGCCGAGCGCGGTGATCAACGTGCCGATCTGCTCGCTGGAGAGCATCTTGTCGGGGCGCACGCGTTCGACATTGAGGATCTTGCCGCGCAGCGGCAGCACGGCCTGGAACTCGCGGTTGCGGCCCTGCTTGGCGCTGCCGCCGGCCGAGTCACCCTCGACGATGAATAGCTCGGACTTGGCCGGGTCCTTCTCCTGGCAGTCGGCGAGCTTGCCGGGCAGCGAGGCGATGTTGTTGAGCGGATTCTTGCGCGTCAGCTCGCGGGCCTTGCGTGCAGCCTCGCGCGCCGCGGCGGCCTGGATGACCTTGCCGACGACGGTCTTGGCCTCCGACGGGTGCTCCTCGAACCACGCCGACAGCGCCTCGTTGATGACGTTCTCGACCACGGGACGCACTTCCGAGGACACCAGCTTGTCCTTAGTCTGCGACGAAAACTTCGGATCCGGCACTTTCACCGACAGCACGGCCGTGAGGCCTTCGCGGCAGTCGTCGCCGGTGAGCGCGATCTTTTCCTTCTTCGCATTGGCCTCGGCATAACCGTTGACCTGACGCGTCAGCGCGCCGCGGAAGCCGGCGAGATGGGTGCCGCCGTCACGCTGCGGAATGTTGTTGGTGAAGCACAGCACGTTCTCGTGGTAGCTGTCGTTCCACCACAGTGCCGCCTCGACGGTAATGCCGTTCGCTTCCGAGCGCACCATGATCGGATTGGGAACGATCGCCTTCTTGTTGCGATCAAGATATTTGACGAACTCCTCGACGCCGCCGGAATAGAACATCTCCTCGCGCTTCTCGACCGCGTGGCGCATGTCGGAGAGGATGATGTGGACGCCGGAGTTGAGGAAGGCGAGCTCGCGCAGGCGGTGCTCGAGCGTGGCGTAGTCGTATTCGATGATCTTGAAGGTCTCGGTGGAGGCGAGGAACGTCACCTCGGTGCCGCGCTTGCCAGGCGTATCGCCGACGACCTGGAGCGGTGCCACGGCGTCGCCATGGGCGAACACGATGAGGTGCTCCTTGTCCTCGCGCCAGATGCGCAGCTCGAGCTTGCTCGACAGCGCGTTGACGACGGAGACGCCGACGCCGTGCAGGCCGCCAGAGACCTTGTAGGAGTTCTGGTCGAACTTTCCGCCCGCGTGCAGCTGGGTCATGATGACCTCGGCCGCGGAGACGCCTTCGTCCTTGTGGATGCCGACCGGAATGCCGCGGCCGTCGTCGCGCACGGTGACGGAATTGTCGGCGTTGAGCACGACCTCGACGCGGCTCGCATAGCCCGCGAGCGCCTCGTCGATGGCGTTGTCGACGACCTCGTAGACCATGTGATGCAGGCCGGAGCCATCATCGGTGTCGCCGATATACATGCCCGGGCGCTTGCGCACGGCATCCAGGCCCTTCAACACCCGGATCGATTCTGCGCCGTATTCGTTCGCGGTGGCAGGCTCGTTTTCGGCGATGGTTTGCCGGGCGGGTTCGGTCATGTGAGGCCTTTGAAGGGGTCCCGAAGGGCGATGTCGCGCTGGGGTGCTGAGGACGCTATTTGTGCCATGAAAGACGAGGCGCGCCTAGCGCAAAAAGACGTGCCTTAAGATATTGAAGAGATGGGTTTTTTTAACGGTTTTTCAAGTCGTCCGGGGGCCCTCTTCGGGGCTTGCGAAAGGCCGATTCGGACGGCCTTCGGGAGGTGTTCGGAAGGCGCCTGGAAACGCCGCCCCGGGCGGCGTTCCAACGCGTCAGGCCGCCCGTTGGGGCGGCCTGGAGCAGGGTCTCGATCGTCGTGACCGGAGAGTTTCGAAAGCTCAGTACAGCGGCAGCGGCAGAGCCTGGCCGGTCGGGCCGATCATCAGGCCCCAGGCGTCGCCGGCGCCGAGCTCGATCGTGTCGCTAATCGCCGCGCGGCTGGCGATCTTGATCTCGTAGCGGTACCTGCCGGGCGGCAGATCGAGCAGCGGGCCCTTGGGCGTCTTCGGGCTGCCAGTGCCGGCGGCGATCTTGACCGTCTGCTTGTTGATCGTCAGCACCGCGTCAGACAAGCCGACATTGCCGAGCATCAGCTTGGCCTGGCCGGGCTTCGGAAGGATCTCGGCCTTCGCTGCGGCGTCCGTGTTCTTCTGCACCAGATTGATCGAGGTCTCCCCCCGGGCGCGACCGAGCGTCAGGACGGCGGGCCCTTGCGGCGAGGCGAAGGCGAGGCGTGCCTTGTCGGCGCCGGTCTGCGCACCCTCGGCCTTTTCCTGCCATCCGAGCTTGGTCAGCTCGGTGCGGTAGAATGCCAGCACGGCGCTGAGATCGGCGGGCACGCTGGCCTCGAGTTGGAGGCGTACCGGCTGATCGAAGCCAGGGGCCTTCGACGTCGACAGTGAGGTCGCGCTGCGCTCCTTCAGCACCGGCAGCACGGAGCCCGGATCGGCTTCGAGTGGTGCCGCGTCCGCGGCCGGCTGGGCCGCGGCTTTGGCGCCGGCCGCAGGCTTGGCAGTGGCGAGCAGGCCGGTGCCATCCGCCGTCACGTTCACCTTGGGGCCCATCTGCATGATCGTGAAGCTGACCGACTTGCCTTTCGCGGAGAAGTCCAGATGCGCCATGGTCGGATTGTCGATCACGGTCGGCGCTTCCTTGTAGCCGGCGGCCTTCAGGGTGGAGCGGAAGAAGCCGGCGAGCGCCTTCACCGATGAGCCGGACTTGAACTCCAGCCGCCCCTGGCTGCCGTCGAACTCGACCGCCTCGGCGGTCTCGGGCAGCGCGATCGGCGCGGGATTGTCGGCCAGGGCCTTGACCGGGGCGTCCGACATCGCGCCGGCCTGCTGCACGCGGCGGACCTCGTCGGCGGCGATCACCTGCTTGGCCATCGCGGCGGCATCGGCCATGAACTTGTCGTCTGCGTCCTTCTTGGCCTTGGCGCGCGCTGCGAGCGCCGCCTCGGTGGCGCGCATCGACAGTTCGACCATGGTCAGGTCGTAGCTGCGCGACAGTTTCAGCGTGCCGGTCTCCTCTGACGAGGCGAGCTTGAGCGTCACCTCGTCAGAATTGCCCGGATCCGCCGACGCGATCTGCAGGCCGCGCGCCGGGAGTTCGCGGGTGTAGAACGCGAGCACCGCCGGCAGCTCGGCGATGATGGCGCCCTTGGCCTGACGGGTCGGCGAGGTCGCGCTGCCCAGGCTCTGCGACGATTTGGCCGGCTTTGGCATCGGCAGGCCGGCGCGATCGTCGCCCGCTTCGAGCTGGGCGGGCAGGGCGAACGGGGCGACGCGGATCTCGACCTTGGTCTTGCCGTCGTCGCGACGGGTCAACGTCAGCATCACAGGAGCCTGGCGGCGTGGTCCGTCGTTTGCGACGCGGTCGTAGAAGGCGCGCACGCCGTTCGGCGTGGTCTCGCTGAGATCCGCATTCGGCCAGCGCGCGGCGGCGTCAGCTGTGAGTAGCTGCCAGCCGATCGCGGTCATTTCCTTGGCGAAGTACGCCTGCGTCGCATCGAGCGCCGACGGCACGATGCAGGACAGATATGGCCGTGTCTCGTCGAACACGATCTCGGTCGCGCCGTCGGGGAACGGCAGGTCGGCATAGATCCGCTGCGGCGAGTAGCTGACCTCCGACTGGTCCATGCGGCCGCTGCTGCCGGTCACGTAAGCCGACAGCCCCTGCTTGCCCTTCTTGTAGTTGAGCGTCGGATTGCGCTCCTCCAGCGGCCTGACATAGCGCACCCAGCCGTCGGCGCTCAACAGCTGCTGCGTGGCCGCGTTCGTTGCCGCGGGCGGCGTCGGCAGACGGTAGATGGCGCGATAGCGATCGGAGCGCGACGAATCCTCGACCGCGCCCTCGAGGCGCGGCAGCGCATGGACGTCGACGATGGCGTCATCGGCGCGCGCCGGCGTCACGCTACTCGCGAGCAGCAACAGCCCGCATGCGAACAGCCGCAATCGCGGCGCGGCGGTGGCCTGCTGCCTGAGCTTTGACATCACAGATCTCCAGGAATTCGACGGGGGGCGTGGCCTGCGGGACGCTGTCGGACTCGGCCGACACCGTCATGCCGTCCAACGACAGCTAGTCGGGCCTGGGAACTGATAGGTTCAATCCCGGAACTTGTTACCGCCTTGCGGTGATCCGGCCGCCCTCGACGTCGAAGATCTCGCCGAGCTCGCGCAACTCGGCGAACGCGGCCGGGTCGGCGCCGGTCAGCCACACCTGGGCACCGAGTGTGCCGAGCTCTGCAAACAACGCGGTGCGGCGGCCGGGATCGAGATGGGCGACGATCTCGTCGAGTAGCAGCATCGGTACGATGCCGGTGGTCTCAGCGACCAAGGTCGCATGCGCGAGGATGAGGCCGATCAGCAGCGCCTTCTGCTCGCCGGTCGAGGCATCGCGCGCCGGCATGTTCTTCGGTGCGTAGATGACGTGCAGGTCGGTGAGGTGCGGACCGTCGAGCGTACGCCCGGCGGCGGCGTCGCGCGCGCGATTGTCGCGCAGCATCGCGCGATAGCGGTCCTCGACCGCGAGCGCGGGCTCGGTGAGCAGTGCGTTCTCCATCCAGCCGTCGAGCGCGATTTCGGCGGAGGGAAATGCCGAGGCCGCCCCGCGCTGGCGCAGCATCGCGGCGAGCTTCACCGCGGTCTGGCCGCGGCTCGCGGCGACGGCGACGGCAAGCTCGGCCGTCTCGCGCTCGATCGCGTCACACCAATGGTCGTCGAAATTGCGCACCTCGAGCAGCCGGTTGCGCGAGCGCAACGAGCGCTCCAGCGCCGAGACGCGGCTGGAATGCTCGCTGTCGATGGCGAGCACCAGGCGATCGAAGAAGCGGCGGCGGTCGGAGGCCGAACCCATGAACAGGCCGTCCATGGCGGGCGTCAGCCACACCATGCGGATGTGATCGCCGAATGCGGCCGCTGAGCCGACCGGCTCGCG is from Bradyrhizobium sp. ORS 285 and encodes:
- a CDS encoding helix-turn-helix transcriptional regulator — encoded protein: MRGGTDDTVGPTDPQQAPQPNLDLRAWIDVLGSVPSGTVTEDQILAWVEGPLRGFFPFQRFLGAYGRLTGGRIRMRNLVTSGYPDDFVLGLEESFDLGARGCFAWWVQNRAAFILDPADPPLFATARELDEIRQLSLGVVAGHGVIDPFASAGTYLSFAGVAADQPHHVRTSLNLIAPVLHALFLATEQMAAPRLDLGKLTERQRELVDLALMGLADKTIASRLGISEHTVGNHLRIIYERLGISKRSQLIAALK
- the gyrB gene encoding DNA topoisomerase (ATP-hydrolyzing) subunit B, producing MTEPARQTIAENEPATANEYGAESIRVLKGLDAVRKRPGMYIGDTDDGSGLHHMVYEVVDNAIDEALAGYASRVEVVLNADNSVTVRDDGRGIPVGIHKDEGVSAAEVIMTQLHAGGKFDQNSYKVSGGLHGVGVSVVNALSSKLELRIWREDKEHLIVFAHGDAVAPLQVVGDTPGKRGTEVTFLASTETFKIIEYDYATLEHRLRELAFLNSGVHIILSDMRHAVEKREEMFYSGGVEEFVKYLDRNKKAIVPNPIMVRSEANGITVEAALWWNDSYHENVLCFTNNIPQRDGGTHLAGFRGALTRQVNGYAEANAKKEKIALTGDDCREGLTAVLSVKVPDPKFSSQTKDKLVSSEVRPVVENVINEALSAWFEEHPSEAKTVVGKVIQAAAAREAARKARELTRKNPLNNIASLPGKLADCQEKDPAKSELFIVEGDSAGGSAKQGRNREFQAVLPLRGKILNVERVRPDKMLSSEQIGTLITALGTGISDDFSIDKLRYHKIIVMTDADVDGAHIRTLLLTFFYRQMRQIIDRGHLYIAQPPLYKVTRGKSEQYLKDERALEDYLIGTGLDDCVFRTAEGEERKGRDLLALVEEARLVRNILRNLHSRYDRKVVEQAAIAGVLRADITRDIATADAAADYIAKRLDVLADEVERGWIGHFIEGQGFTFERTVRGVKDVAVIDDALLASADARKLDDYAARLQDAYAKPGSLRRGDTQTVIHGPVDLFEAVTDSGRKGIAMQRYKGLGEMNPQQLWETTLDTEARTLLQVKVKEVDEADDIFTKLMGDVVEPRREFIQDNSLSANVDV
- the murA gene encoding UDP-N-acetylglucosamine 1-carboxyvinyltransferase is translated as MAPIQYIVEGGHRLKGAIEPSGNKNAALPIIAAALLTDHPVTLDNVPRIRDTETLVELVRSVGASAEWRGRNRLAIHAKEIRAADLDPGLCARIRASILLAGPLLARCGEVALPPPGGDVIGRRRLDTHFLAFEQLGATVTATDKIELRASGLKGADVFLDEPSVTATENALVAAVAAHGTTYLRNAASEPHVQDLAHFLVALGANIEGIGTNTMVIHGASTLGQASYAIQPDHIEVGSLIGLAAVTRSPLRIVRAGTEHLRSIRMGFERLGIVCEVAGDDLIVPSDQTMKIKDDFGGHVPKLEDQPWPAFPADLMSIAIVTATQCEGVILMFEKMFESRMFFVDKLISMGARIVLCDPHRAIVAGPSQLRGARVVSPDIRAGMAMLLAALCAEGTSVIDNADQIERGYERIDERLNALGAKITRVPERGR
- a CDS encoding sterol desaturase family protein yields the protein MTSLVIPPLLTAASAAAFMTLERVAPGRELPNAPGWYGRALIVTLSQVGITLVTCGLWMHLVDGSSLFELRTLRAPVLQGFIAWFVGTFFCYWWHRIRHMNGWWLLFHQIHHSPSRIETVTSFYKHPVEILADGVLAALILFPLLGCSLAGALWFNLFAATGEFFYHANYKSPRWLKYFIQTPELHSLHHEFDVHCGNYGDLPVWDRLFGTYRDADEFAARCGFPGESERQLGRMLMFRDMYGKE
- a CDS encoding DUF2867 domain-containing protein; translation: MTISEITPDVDRDRWLAGADFADAFRIMIDGAVLDARTAAERMLGHTPWWMAALLKLRNGLVRPFGLKTSGADARRPGPMIGIFPVINETPKQLVLGFDDKHLDFRVLVDVATIGATSQVTATTLVQTHNALGRIYLTVITPFHRLVVKATLRQVAGAS
- a CDS encoding MATE family efflux transporter, with the translated sequence MTRSIGTHTARPEAATRSLTLELWETIRLAAPMALTQLSQIAMMSTDLAFIGRLGGDAVAAAALSGTVYFVGSTFGMGLMSAVAPLAAQAFGADDAGLVRRALRVGLWAGLFIALPIMLIALNGEAILLALGQAPGVAHLAHDYLAGLAWGVAPMLWFLALRSFMGAVNRPEPVLGITLAAIPLNALLVYPLLYGHWGFPQLGLTGVGLATSTVNLATFLAGLWFATFRPPFRDYHVLARLGQIDWSLMRQLLIIGAPISLSFLLEYGLFSAAAILMGLISTAALAAHQIALQITAILFMVPFGISMAATVRVGHAAGRNDAHGVRRAGLMALLLGLVLAIAFTLGIILARFEIVQLFLGSGVANVGATVALADTLLLVGTTFFITDALQTIAVGALRGIKDTRVPLLLAVLGYWLIGFPASYVLGLHTSLGAVGIWIGLSAGTAIYAALLVLRFVRLSR
- the recF gene encoding DNA replication/repair protein RecF, whose translation is MTPSRINRLSLTHFRSYRAAGVSVQADLVALVGANGAGKTNCLEAISFFAPGRGLRRATLEDVADNQGDGSWAVSAEVEGALGLTTFGTGIEPPRGETSTTRRCRIDREPVGSAAAFGDHIRMVWLTPAMDGLFMGSASDRRRFFDRLVLAIDSEHSSRVSALERSLRSRNRLLEVRNFDDHWCDAIERETAELAVAVAASRGQTAVKLAAMLRQRGAASAFPSAEIALDGWMENALLTEPALAVEDRYRAMLRDNRARDAAAGRTLDGPHLTDLHVIYAPKNMPARDASTGEQKALLIGLILAHATLVAETTGIVPMLLLDEIVAHLDPGRRTALFAELGTLGAQVWLTGADPAAFAELRELGEIFDVEGGRITARR